A genomic stretch from Nitrospira defluvii includes:
- a CDS encoding tryptophanase — translation MNCPYEPYRIKVVEPITFTSREERCRLLHEAGFNLFQLPAESVAIDLLTDSGTSAMSDSQWAGLMLGDESYAGSKNFYHFEAAVRSLCGYRYVVPTHQGRAAEHVLFAAVVKPGMCVPNNMHFDTTRANIEHRDAEALDLVIKEAYDPHCELPFKGNMDVDRLEAIIERVGPDRVPLVLITITNNSGGGQPVSIANIRATSRLLKRYGIPLFFDACRFAENCFFIKEREPGYADVPVREIARSLFSLGDGCLMSAKKDGLVNIGGFLSVNDERWARAITNHLILVEGFPTYGGLAGRDLEALARGLEEVLDEDYLRFRISQVRYLGELLARGGVPILKPIGGHAVYINAREFLPHLQQHRFPAQALAVALYREYGIRGVEIGSVMFGTRDSPAEEAAYPELELVRLAIPRRVYTNSHLAYVAESVVDLFQHRDAIRGLVMTYGAPQLRHFTARFEEESSAVTQFHGAGVVTLPQ, via the coding sequence GTGAACTGCCCATACGAGCCGTATAGAATCAAGGTCGTCGAGCCGATCACATTCACCTCCCGCGAGGAGCGATGCCGATTGCTCCACGAGGCCGGCTTCAATCTCTTCCAGCTTCCTGCGGAGAGTGTGGCGATCGACCTGTTGACGGATAGCGGCACCTCCGCAATGAGTGATTCCCAATGGGCCGGGCTGATGCTCGGCGACGAATCCTACGCCGGCAGCAAGAATTTTTATCACTTCGAGGCGGCGGTGCGCTCGCTGTGCGGGTATCGCTATGTGGTGCCCACGCATCAGGGGCGGGCGGCGGAGCATGTGCTGTTTGCGGCCGTCGTCAAGCCCGGCATGTGCGTGCCCAACAATATGCACTTCGACACCACGCGGGCCAACATCGAACATCGGGACGCCGAGGCGCTCGATCTCGTGATCAAGGAGGCCTACGATCCGCATTGCGAGCTGCCGTTCAAAGGCAACATGGATGTGGACCGCCTGGAAGCGATCATCGAACGAGTCGGGCCCGATCGGGTTCCGCTCGTATTGATCACCATCACCAACAACAGCGGCGGTGGGCAGCCTGTCTCGATCGCGAATATTCGCGCGACCAGCCGGTTGCTGAAGCGCTACGGCATCCCCCTGTTCTTCGATGCCTGCCGGTTTGCGGAAAATTGCTTCTTCATCAAGGAACGGGAACCCGGCTATGCCGATGTGCCGGTACGGGAGATTGCCCGGTCGCTGTTCAGTCTGGGTGACGGCTGCCTCATGTCGGCGAAAAAAGACGGGTTGGTCAACATCGGTGGATTTCTGAGTGTCAATGATGAGCGGTGGGCCCGGGCGATCACCAATCACCTGATCCTGGTCGAGGGGTTTCCGACCTATGGCGGTCTTGCCGGACGTGATTTGGAAGCCCTGGCCAGAGGTCTGGAAGAAGTGCTGGATGAGGACTATCTGCGGTTCCGAATCAGTCAGGTGCGATATCTGGGGGAATTGCTCGCACGTGGCGGTGTGCCGATTCTCAAGCCCATCGGGGGACATGCGGTGTACATCAATGCCAGGGAATTTCTGCCGCATCTCCAGCAACACCGGTTCCCGGCGCAGGCGCTGGCCGTGGCTCTCTATCGTGAGTATGGCATTCGAGGCGTGGAGATTGGATCCGTGATGTTCGGGACGCGTGATTCACCGGCGGAGGAGGCCGCCTATCCCGAACTGGAACTGGTCCGGCTGGCCATCCCGCGCCGTGTCTATACGAATTCGCATCTGGCGTATGTCGCGGAATCAGTCGTCGACCTCTTCCAGCACCGCGATGCCATCAGGGGACTGGTCATGACCTATGGGGCACCTCAGTTGCGGCACTTCACGGCGCGTTTTGAAGAGGAGTCATCGGCCGTAACTCAGTTCCACGGTGCAGGCGTGGTCACGCTGCCGCAGTAG
- a CDS encoding helix-turn-helix domain-containing protein produces the protein MLGTVLHEVGSTVPEGDDDVGEGALMEIARYFDVVKERYGLSSDYALAKKLGIAQPEANLMRRGLKIPKPELCIKIAKLLDRNPVELLLIAQKDKAPKQAKEYWTLALTAVDVMLHVPKHPRYLPKKVEAIGRELKQLEAQTLTYEGAAANAEAVRLMETAERSVDAMMERWNIWKKGEALYPNYLLANQAAARRHVRIRRLLILTQSQMKDEATVADAIQVMDDQRRAGIKIFYAFREALVHSPTFQRLEEDFRKYGAAEDMNTAMFDREVLIFSQTYGTVPLGMVGTPTPITMINRLQISWKPEMIRELDPAPLFDMTRYVFDYQGPGPFHEQLAYFKRSIRELPIRAV, from the coding sequence ATGCTGGGGACTGTTCTACATGAGGTCGGTTCGACCGTGCCGGAGGGTGATGACGATGTTGGTGAGGGGGCGCTGATGGAGATTGCCCGGTATTTCGACGTGGTCAAGGAACGGTATGGCCTCAGCAGCGACTATGCCCTCGCGAAAAAATTGGGCATTGCTCAACCGGAAGCGAACCTGATGCGGCGCGGGCTGAAAATTCCCAAGCCGGAACTCTGCATCAAGATAGCCAAGTTGCTCGACCGGAATCCGGTGGAACTCCTGCTGATCGCGCAAAAGGACAAGGCGCCCAAGCAGGCCAAGGAATACTGGACCCTGGCCCTGACTGCGGTGGACGTGATGTTACACGTTCCCAAACATCCGCGTTACTTGCCGAAGAAGGTCGAAGCCATCGGGCGGGAACTCAAGCAATTGGAGGCGCAAACCCTCACGTATGAAGGCGCGGCTGCGAACGCCGAGGCGGTTCGGTTGATGGAGACGGCCGAGCGTTCGGTCGATGCGATGATGGAACGATGGAATATCTGGAAAAAGGGTGAGGCCCTCTATCCCAACTATCTGCTGGCCAACCAGGCGGCGGCGCGACGGCATGTGCGGATTCGCCGCCTGCTCATCCTGACGCAGTCGCAAATGAAGGATGAGGCGACGGTCGCCGATGCCATCCAGGTCATGGATGATCAGCGGCGCGCAGGGATCAAGATTTTCTATGCGTTTCGCGAGGCCCTGGTTCATTCGCCGACGTTCCAGCGATTGGAGGAAGATTTTAGAAAATACGGCGCGGCCGAGGATATGAACACCGCGATGTTCGATCGCGAGGTGTTGATCTTTTCTCAAACCTACGGAACCGTTCCGCTGGGCATGGTCGGGACCCCCACACCGATTACGATGATCAATCGCCTGCAGATTTCTTGGAAGCCGGAGATGATCAGGGAACTCGATCCGGCGCCGCTCTTCGACATGACCCGCTACGTGTTCGACTACCAGGGCCCCGGTCCATTTCACGAGCAGTTGGCCTACTTCAAGAGGTCGATCCGTGAACTGCCCATACGAGCCGTATAG